In the Clostridium sporogenes genome, one interval contains:
- a CDS encoding radical SAM protein gives MKLEYIPAKTLISNYNKNNWWFGINYNMNIYKGCSHGCIYCDSRSECYGVENFDKVRAKKDAIQIITNELRKKRKKGVIGTGAMSDPYNPFEKEMMITREALKEINNFNFGIAIATKSDLVLRDIDILKKIKSHSPTLIKITITTFDDELCKRIEPNVCVTSKRFKAIKGLSNNGIFTGILLMPILPFINDNEENIVQIVRKAHECGAKFIFAYGMGLTLRGNQREYFYNSLMEKFPNKNIVAKYKETFGNKYECASLNHKRLWYIFKNECEKLGILYKMEDIILAYKSNYGNNQISWF, from the coding sequence ATAAAATTGGAGTATATTCCAGCGAAAACTTTGATTTCAAATTATAATAAGAATAATTGGTGGTTTGGAATAAATTATAATATGAATATTTATAAAGGTTGTAGCCATGGGTGTATTTATTGCGATTCTAGAAGTGAATGTTATGGTGTAGAAAACTTTGATAAAGTAAGAGCGAAGAAAGATGCAATACAAATCATTACAAATGAATTAAGGAAGAAGAGGAAAAAAGGAGTTATAGGAACAGGGGCTATGAGCGATCCATATAATCCATTTGAAAAAGAAATGATGATTACAAGAGAAGCTCTAAAAGAGATAAATAATTTTAATTTTGGAATAGCTATAGCAACTAAAAGTGATCTTGTACTTAGAGATATTGATATTTTAAAGAAAATTAAAAGTCATTCACCTACATTAATCAAGATTACTATAACTACATTTGATGATGAATTGTGTAAAAGAATTGAACCTAATGTTTGTGTAACATCTAAAAGGTTTAAAGCTATAAAGGGACTTTCTAATAATGGCATATTTACTGGTATATTGCTTATGCCTATTTTACCTTTTATAAATGATAATGAAGAAAATATTGTACAAATAGTAAGAAAGGCTCATGAATGTGGTGCAAAATTTATTTTCGCATATGGTATGGGATTAACTTTAAGGGGAAATCAAAGAGAATATTTTTATAATAGTCTAATGGAAAAATTCCCAAATAAAAATATAGTAGCAAAATATAAAGAAACCTTTGGAAACAAATATGAGTGTGCCTCACTTAATCATAAAAGACTATGGTATATATTTAAAAATGAATGTGAAAAATTAGGTATTTTATATAAAATGGAAGATATAATTTTGGCATATAAAAGTAACTATGGAAATAATCAGATAAGTTGGTTTTAG
- a CDS encoding DUF5105 domain-containing protein — translation MKKAKKSLILSLILLFIPMMVIGCSSKPKVGADETTKILFDFYIKGDKESLSKIKISKEQIEEVSKMQKDKTIAKIKTNFTSEGLKISDEQANQIYTARVSALKKLSAKTEVASQDDKSAQVKLKATYIDEVALDKKAGMDAVEEVKKMNLTDRQEAINKATDIYIKNLIKSYESVKPSSDMKEQTFKLTIKEKTWMPEDMRNFGESIVKLTSGIK, via the coding sequence ATGAAAAAAGCAAAAAAAAGTCTAATTTTATCATTAATTCTATTATTCATTCCAATGATGGTAATAGGATGTAGTTCTAAACCAAAAGTAGGTGCTGATGAAACAACAAAAATTTTATTTGATTTCTATATTAAAGGAGATAAAGAATCCTTATCAAAAATAAAAATATCTAAAGAACAAATAGAAGAAGTTTCAAAGATGCAAAAGGATAAAACTATAGCAAAAATAAAAACTAACTTTACATCAGAAGGCTTAAAAATTAGTGATGAACAAGCAAACCAAATATACACAGCTAGAGTATCTGCTCTAAAGAAATTGTCAGCAAAAACAGAAGTTGCTTCTCAAGATGATAAATCTGCACAAGTTAAACTAAAAGCAACTTATATTGATGAAGTTGCTCTAGATAAAAAAGCAGGAATGGATGCTGTTGAAGAAGTTAAAAAAATGAATCTTACAGATAGACAAGAAGCTATTAATAAAGCAACAGATATTTATATAAAAAATTTAATAAAATCATATGAAAGTGTAAAACCATCATCTGATATGAAAGAACAAACTTTTAAACTTACTATAAAAGAAAAGACTTGGATGCCAGAAGATATGAGAAATTTTGGTGAAAGTATTGTTAAGTTAACTTCAGGAATAAAATAA
- a CDS encoding LrgB family protein — MAQDILNSPLFGILLSIIGFEIGLYIYRKTKIALFNPLLICIALIVCILISFNIKLDNFNKGGNLISFFLGPATVVLAVPLYKKINVIKKYAIPILLGVTVGSITAMISIFYISRAFGLTSELSYSLIPKSITTPIGIEVSKVLGGIPAITVSAIIITGIMGAVIAPIVCKMFKIKNNIAIGISIGTSSHAIGTTKAIEMGETEGAMSSLAIGIAGLITSFLAPIIVKFLH; from the coding sequence ATGGCCCAAGATATTTTAAACTCTCCTCTTTTTGGAATTCTATTATCAATAATAGGTTTTGAAATAGGACTTTACATATATAGAAAAACAAAGATAGCTTTGTTTAATCCACTTTTAATATGCATAGCTTTAATAGTGTGTATACTAATATCCTTTAATATTAAATTAGATAATTTTAATAAAGGTGGTAATCTTATATCCTTCTTTTTAGGACCTGCTACAGTAGTACTTGCTGTACCACTATATAAAAAAATAAATGTAATAAAAAAATATGCGATACCTATATTATTAGGGGTAACTGTAGGTTCTATAACTGCTATGATAAGTATATTCTATATTTCTAGGGCATTTGGTCTGACCAGTGAATTGTCCTATTCATTAATACCAAAATCCATAACAACACCTATAGGTATAGAAGTATCTAAAGTTTTAGGTGGTATACCTGCTATTACAGTATCTGCTATTATAATAACAGGTATAATGGGAGCAGTAATAGCCCCTATAGTATGTAAGATGTTTAAAATTAAAAATAATATAGCTATAGGTATTTCTATCGGAACATCTTCTCATGCTATAGGTACTACAAAGGCTATAGAAATGGGAGAAACTGAAGGTGCTATGAGTAGTTTAGCTATAGGAATAGCTGGACTTATTACTTCTTTTTTAGCTCCTATAATAGTAAAATTTCTACATTAA
- a CDS encoding CidA/LrgA family protein, translating to MRLLRQLGIVLLICLLGEAIHDFFKLPIPGNVIGMILLFLCLSSGIIKLTKINYISKFLLDHLAFFFVPAGVGILSCMPMLKGKWLAFLGVCLITSIIIIVVTGWTIQIYIKFTSKEA from the coding sequence TTGAGATTATTAAGACAGTTAGGAATAGTTTTGCTAATCTGCCTACTGGGCGAAGCAATACATGACTTTTTTAAGTTGCCTATACCAGGAAATGTTATAGGAATGATACTATTATTTCTATGCTTATCCTCAGGGATAATAAAATTAACTAAAATAAACTACATAAGTAAATTTTTACTTGATCATTTAGCCTTTTTCTTTGTACCAGCAGGGGTAGGGATTTTATCCTGTATGCCTATGCTAAAAGGTAAATGGCTAGCATTTTTAGGAGTATGTTTAATAACAAGTATTATTATAATAGTTGTTACAGGATGGACTATACAAATATATATAAAATTCACAAGCAAGGAGGCATAA
- a CDS encoding xanthine phosphoribosyltransferase has protein sequence MEKLQNRILQEGHALSETVLKVDSFLNHQVDPDLMYEIGTYFKNYFKENKITKIFTIESSGIAPAVMTAMQMNLPMVILKKQASKILNGDVYQTTVHSFTKGLDYELTLSKKYIDKEDNILIIDDFLANGEAALGSARLVQEAGAKVAGMGIVIEKSFQPGRKMLEEKGYDVYSLARIAKLKKGLIEFVK, from the coding sequence GTGGAAAAATTACAAAATCGTATTTTACAAGAAGGTCATGCATTATCTGAAACTGTATTAAAGGTAGATTCTTTTTTGAATCATCAGGTTGATCCAGATTTAATGTATGAGATAGGAACTTATTTCAAAAATTATTTTAAAGAAAATAAAATCACAAAGATATTTACAATTGAAAGTTCAGGAATAGCTCCGGCTGTTATGACTGCAATGCAAATGAATTTACCAATGGTAATATTAAAAAAACAAGCATCAAAAATTTTAAATGGAGATGTTTATCAAACAACTGTACATTCTTTTACAAAGGGATTAGATTATGAATTAACATTATCAAAAAAATATATTGATAAAGAAGATAATATATTAATAATAGATGACTTTTTAGCAAACGGAGAAGCAGCATTAGGATCTGCACGCTTAGTTCAAGAGGCAGGAGCTAAAGTTGCGGGAATGGGAATTGTTATTGAAAAATCCTTCCAACCAGGGCGAAAAATGCTAGAAGAAAAAGGATATGATGTGTATTCACTAGCACGTATAGCAAAACTTAAAAAAGGTTTAATTGAATTTGTAAAATAA
- a CDS encoding purine permease yields MKKNEMDIQLMYGVNDKPKILMQILLGLQHIFAAFGGIIVVPIVISAALGFDAKTSTALISSAILAAGVATFIQSRGIGPIGARVACIMGTDFTFVAPAIAVGGKFGLSGILGATILGAGIVIILSFFVKPLMKLFPPIVTGTVVSLIGLTLLPVSIDWAAGGVGSSNYGSLKNISIALFIMIVTLLLNHYGKGLVSSASILIGMVVGYIICIPLEMVDFSSVSQATWVSLPKIFGYGVTFNLQVLLPFIPAYFVTIIGTVGCLKAITEVSGIKEDEKPITAGVLSDGVGSMLAGFFGALPNTSFSQNIGLIPLTKVASRYVTMMAGILLVILGLFPKFAALINIMPQPVLGGVGIVMFGTVAAAGIQTLSSVKLNNRNMLIIATSIGLGLGVTFRPEFIAQLPESLKMIFSSGISTGTIVALLLNVILKEKE; encoded by the coding sequence ATGAAAAAAAATGAGATGGACATTCAGTTAATGTATGGGGTTAATGATAAGCCAAAAATATTAATGCAAATTTTATTAGGGTTGCAGCATATTTTTGCAGCTTTTGGTGGAATAATTGTTGTTCCAATTGTTATTTCAGCAGCCTTAGGCTTTGATGCTAAAACTTCAACAGCATTAATTAGTAGTGCAATTTTAGCGGCAGGAGTGGCTACTTTCATTCAGTCAAGAGGAATAGGTCCTATTGGAGCACGTGTTGCCTGTATTATGGGAACTGATTTTACATTTGTTGCACCGGCAATTGCTGTTGGTGGCAAATTTGGATTATCAGGAATTTTAGGTGCAACAATTTTAGGTGCTGGTATAGTAATTATTTTAAGTTTTTTTGTTAAGCCACTAATGAAACTATTTCCACCTATTGTAACAGGAACAGTTGTGAGTTTAATTGGGTTAACATTATTACCAGTTTCAATAGATTGGGCAGCAGGTGGTGTTGGATCATCTAATTATGGAAGTTTAAAAAATATTTCTATTGCTTTATTTATAATGATAGTTACATTATTACTAAATCATTATGGAAAGGGATTAGTAAGTAGCGCTTCAATCTTAATAGGTATGGTTGTTGGATATATAATTTGTATTCCATTAGAAATGGTTGATTTTTCATCAGTAAGCCAAGCTACTTGGGTATCATTACCTAAAATTTTTGGATATGGTGTAACTTTTAATTTACAGGTTTTATTACCTTTTATTCCTGCATATTTTGTTACTATCATTGGAACTGTTGGATGTCTTAAAGCCATTACAGAAGTTTCAGGAATTAAAGAAGACGAAAAACCTATTACAGCAGGAGTGCTATCTGATGGTGTAGGAAGTATGTTAGCAGGGTTTTTTGGTGCATTACCCAATACATCATTTAGTCAAAATATTGGATTAATTCCTCTAACAAAAGTAGCTAGCCGTTATGTAACAATGATGGCTGGAATACTATTAGTTATTTTAGGATTGTTTCCTAAATTTGCTGCACTCATCAATATAATGCCACAGCCGGTACTTGGGGGTGTAGGAATTGTTATGTTTGGAACAGTTGCTGCAGCAGGAATTCAAACTTTAAGTAGTGTAAAGTTAAACAATAGAAATATGTTAATAATTGCCACATCCATTGGCTTAGGATTAGGGGTTACCTTCCGTCCGGAATTTATTGCTCAATTACCAGAATCCTTAAAAATGATTTTTTCATCAGGAATTTCAACTGGAACAATTGTAGCTTTATTATTAAATGTAATATTAAAAGAAAAAGAATAA
- a CDS encoding metal-dependent transcriptional regulator — protein sequence MEKLTFVMENYLEAIYELSEEGNGVKMTRIAEKLGVTKASTNSAMITLAEKGLITNEKYKKIFLTPLGLKIARFTYKKHHIIKDFLIKILNIDSCIADEDACAIEHVISSDSVYAMQKFLSEHENK from the coding sequence ATGGAAAAACTTACTTTTGTAATGGAAAATTATTTAGAAGCTATCTATGAGTTATCAGAAGAAGGCAATGGAGTTAAAATGACTCGTATAGCAGAAAAGCTTGGAGTAACTAAAGCCAGTACTAATAGTGCTATGATAACTTTAGCTGAAAAGGGACTTATAACTAATGAAAAGTATAAGAAAATATTTTTAACTCCTTTAGGCTTAAAAATAGCTAGATTTACATATAAAAAGCATCACATTATTAAAGATTTCCTTATAAAAATTCTAAACATAGATAGTTGTATTGCAGATGAAGATGCATGTGCTATAGAACATGTTATTAGTTCCGATTCTGTTTATGCTATGCAAAAATTTCTTTCTGAACATGAAAATAAATAA
- a CDS encoding ABC transporter ATP-binding protein/permease, producing MRTTLRIFIGARRYWIYLILALIAVVISTIAGFYNPWALRELTRIATEGRANFEQQSLRIGLMLLVATILQSAGSALSGYLNHHAALHYVADMRTELYSKLQHMGLRYFNKSRTGDLTSRVINDVMEVEILLAHVIPDFIVNILTFIGVGILLFSINVKLAFISLVTIPFIIMITLWQSKHLSPIWKQNSMIRGELSGTVQDNFSGIKEIQIFNQQEREEKRIKNLSIKHSKAYLKASFFFETTFPLLAFFTALGSVIVIIFGGFMVSRGEINIGDIVGFSMYLGMFYGPIKSFSRLMEMAGNAVAGCRRVFEVMDEVPDVKEKVNAKKLPRVKGEVEFKEISFSYNDEIKVLKNINLKVNPGETVAFVGATGVGKTTIASLLNRFYDPQSGSILMDGIDIKDVTLKSLRDNISMVLQDTFLFNGTIYENIVYGWKEATKNQVIAASKAANAHNFIENLEDGYDTIIGERGVRLSGGQKQRISIARAILRNSPILILDEATSALDTKTEKEIQAALDEISKDRTTIVIAHRLSTIYNADKIVVLGGAGIKEIGTHHELIRSGGTYAMLYKSQVS from the coding sequence ATGAGAACTACCTTACGCATTTTTATAGGAGCCAGAAGGTATTGGATTTATTTAATATTAGCATTAATAGCTGTTGTAATTTCTACAATAGCAGGATTTTATAATCCCTGGGCTTTAAGAGAGCTTACAAGGATAGCAACCGAAGGACGTGCTAATTTTGAACAGCAATCTTTACGAATTGGATTAATGCTATTAGTTGCAACTATACTTCAATCAGCTGGAAGTGCCCTTTCAGGATATTTAAACCATCATGCAGCTTTGCATTATGTTGCAGATATGAGAACAGAACTTTACTCTAAGCTTCAACATATGGGGCTTAGGTATTTTAATAAAAGTCGTACAGGCGATTTAACTAGCAGAGTTATTAATGATGTTATGGAGGTAGAGATTCTTTTAGCTCACGTAATTCCTGATTTTATCGTTAATATATTGACTTTCATAGGGGTAGGTATATTATTATTTTCTATTAATGTAAAGTTAGCTTTTATAAGTCTTGTTACTATTCCTTTTATTATTATGATTACACTTTGGCAGAGTAAACATCTTTCACCTATATGGAAGCAGAATTCTATGATTAGAGGGGAACTTTCTGGTACTGTTCAAGATAATTTTTCTGGAATTAAAGAAATACAGATATTCAATCAACAGGAAAGAGAAGAAAAAAGGATTAAGAACCTTTCTATAAAACATAGTAAGGCATATTTAAAGGCAAGCTTCTTTTTTGAAACTACCTTTCCACTTCTTGCATTTTTCACGGCTCTAGGTTCTGTTATAGTTATAATATTTGGTGGATTTATGGTTTCAAGAGGAGAAATTAATATTGGAGATATTGTGGGATTTTCTATGTATCTTGGTATGTTTTATGGACCTATAAAGAGTTTTTCAAGGCTTATGGAAATGGCAGGTAACGCAGTTGCAGGATGCAGGCGTGTCTTTGAGGTTATGGATGAAGTTCCAGATGTTAAAGAGAAAGTTAATGCAAAGAAATTACCTAGAGTTAAAGGAGAAGTTGAGTTTAAGGAAATTTCTTTCTCCTACAATGATGAGATAAAGGTTTTGAAAAATATAAATTTAAAAGTAAATCCAGGAGAAACTGTAGCTTTTGTAGGAGCAACTGGAGTTGGCAAAACTACAATAGCTAGTCTTTTAAATCGATTTTATGATCCGCAGAGTGGAAGCATTTTAATGGATGGAATAGATATTAAAGATGTAACCTTAAAGAGTCTTAGGGATAATATAAGTATGGTTTTACAGGACACTTTTCTATTTAACGGAACAATTTATGAAAATATTGTTTATGGCTGGAAAGAAGCTACTAAGAATCAGGTGATTGCAGCCTCAAAAGCAGCCAATGCTCATAATTTTATTGAAAATTTAGAAGATGGTTATGATACCATAATAGGTGAGCGTGGAGTACGTCTTTCTGGAGGACAAAAACAGAGAATTTCTATAGCTAGAGCAATTCTTAGAAATTCACCTATTCTTATTTTAGATGAAGCCACGTCAGCTCTGGATACAAAAACAGAGAAAGAAATTCAAGCTGCATTAGATGAAATTTCAAAGGATCGGACAACTATAGTAATTGCCCATAGATTATCAACTATTTATAATGCAGATAAAATTGTAGTTCTAGGAGGCGCAGGCATTAAAGAAATAGGAACCCATCATGAGCTAATTCGTTCTGGAGGAACTTATGCTATGCTCTATAAAAGTCAGGTATCTTAA